The following coding sequences are from one Granulicella sp. L56 window:
- a CDS encoding glycoside hydrolase family 27 protein: MNSHDKTLLKHSHRLSIGTLLGCTLLLWLFPQMAASQTPPGNEPGSQKVYKMEFGPNRSIFRPSQDPSRTANGLALTPPMGWNSWNKFGCKIDEKAVRAVADAMVSSGMRDAGYQYVVIDDCWQGKRDANGNITPDPEKFPSGIKALSDYIHSRGLKFGIYSDAGAMTCGRRSGSQGHEYQDALAYASWGVDYLKYDWCFTGTRNSEEAYSLMADALRSTGRDIVFSICDWGVNRPTMTDKSMPWEWGEKIGNLWRTTEDIYDTWAGRKGTSLGVVNILDLTEPLYAYAGPGHWNDPDMLEIGNGGMTDDEYRSQFSLWSIIAAPLLAGNDMATMDDKTKTILLNKEVIAVDQDRMGVAGHRVRDDGDLEVWMRPLADGGRAVVLFNRSEKPADIEARWPELGYPASVSLAVRDLWSHRSLGRATGHFSSNVPPHGVVMIRLSQ, from the coding sequence TTGAATTCACACGATAAAACACTGCTCAAGCACTCGCACAGATTGTCGATCGGTACGCTTTTGGGCTGCACGCTGCTGCTATGGTTGTTCCCACAGATGGCCGCCTCGCAGACGCCTCCGGGTAACGAACCCGGTAGCCAGAAGGTTTACAAGATGGAGTTCGGGCCGAACCGTTCCATCTTCCGTCCGTCGCAGGATCCGTCTCGTACCGCCAACGGCTTGGCGCTCACGCCTCCGATGGGTTGGAATAGCTGGAATAAGTTCGGCTGCAAGATCGACGAAAAGGCTGTGCGTGCCGTAGCTGACGCGATGGTGTCCAGCGGAATGCGTGATGCTGGTTACCAGTATGTTGTCATCGATGACTGTTGGCAGGGCAAGCGCGATGCGAATGGCAATATCACTCCCGATCCGGAGAAGTTTCCATCTGGGATCAAAGCCCTCTCCGATTACATTCATTCGAGAGGCTTGAAATTCGGCATCTATTCCGATGCAGGCGCCATGACCTGTGGCCGGCGGTCGGGCAGCCAGGGCCACGAATACCAGGATGCGCTGGCCTACGCAAGCTGGGGTGTGGACTACCTCAAATACGATTGGTGTTTTACTGGAACGCGCAACAGCGAGGAGGCCTACTCCCTCATGGCCGATGCGTTGCGGTCGACAGGTCGCGACATTGTGTTCTCCATATGCGACTGGGGCGTCAACCGACCCACCATGACCGATAAGTCGATGCCGTGGGAATGGGGCGAGAAGATTGGCAACCTGTGGCGAACCACCGAGGACATCTACGACACCTGGGCCGGCCGCAAAGGCACGAGCCTGGGCGTAGTCAACATTCTCGACCTAACCGAGCCGCTATATGCCTATGCCGGACCAGGCCACTGGAACGATCCGGACATGCTGGAGATCGGTAATGGCGGCATGACCGACGACGAATACCGTTCGCAATTCAGCCTGTGGTCAATCATCGCCGCGCCGCTGCTGGCCGGCAACGATATGGCCACAATGGACGACAAGACCAAGACGATTTTGCTCAACAAGGAGGTGATCGCGGTTGATCAGGACCGTATGGGGGTAGCAGGTCACCGTGTACGCGACGACGGAGATCTCGAAGTCTGGATGCGACCATTGGCCGACGGTGGCCGCGCGGTAGTGCTGTTCAACCGCAGCGAAAAGCCAGCTGACATCGAGGCGCGCTGGCCTGAGCTAGGCTATCCCGCCTCGGTATCGCTTGCCGTGCGCGACTTGTGGTCACATAGGTCACTGGGTCGCGCGACCGGTCACTTCTCTTCGAACGTACCACCGCATGGTGTCGTGATGATACGGCTGTCACAGTAA